A region of Tigriopus californicus strain San Diego chromosome 7, Tcal_SD_v2.1, whole genome shotgun sequence DNA encodes the following proteins:
- the LOC131883540 gene encoding uncharacterized protein LOC131883540: MWLKFTLNVWKSVWFTAFISTGFSMEALFDKVYLSQYPPEWWNETYLNIGSLNGCSHFCNVLCIGFTWSREETRCLIWKALEKKSFQLATSKENTIPVWLKNGTKSNVDGILTYDKTTYKFDRYIPPDFWSGHSINVTTLHLEKPIIFGQGSNWDILMCDGSSKMCKKWSFGNESWSDSNSLHKRHTGLTDAIGLIGHSTWIIGGEHFNDSLSEQMTPSGRWIEGRKLPFVMYHFGIAPIDKSHVLIAGGSKGQWMNEIRKHNVDLGNWTTVGLYPNKTSFPGCERHQLLNGTAVVMCVGGLIISKSSVKSSVKSCGVYDIGTDSWSLIPKWDLPVACSRPQIHAVGKRLFVLGGHFMDEERDRVLEFKEDKTSVWQEMVIRLPAKNLVIIPYKLLVWSPN; this comes from the exons ATGTGGTTGAAATTTACACtaaatgtttggaaaagtgTCTGGTTCACAGCATTTATTTCCACTGGATTCTCAATGGAAGCCCTCTTCGACAAAGTTTATCTTTCACAATACCCCCCAGAGTGGTGGAACGAAACCTATTTGAACATTGG AAGCCTCAATGGATGTTCCCATTTTTGTAACGTCTTGTGTATTGGGTTTACGTGGAGCAGAGAGGAAACGCGGTGTTTAATTTGGAAAGCTTTAgagaaaaaatcatttcagcTCGCcacatcaaaagaaaacacGATTCCTGTTTGGTTGAAAAATGGTACCAAGAGTAATG TTGATGGAATCCTCACATATGACAAAACAACCTATAAATTTGACCGATATATTCCACCTGATTTTTGGAGTGGGCATTCTATAAATGTGACAACATTGCATCTAGAGAAACCAATCATATTTGGTCAGGGCTCGAATTGGGATATTCTTATGTGTGACGGTTCCTctaaaatgtgcaaaaagtggAGTTTTGGAAATGAGAGCTGGTCGGATTCAAATTCACTTCACAAAAGGCATACTGGTCTAACTGATGCCATCGGTTTAATCGGCCACAGTACGTGGATAATTGGAGGAGAGCATTTCAATG acaGTTTGAGTGAACAAATGACTCCAAGCGGCCGATGGATCGAGGGGAGAAAACTCCCCTTTGTAATGTATCATTTTGGAATTGCTCCGATTGACAAGTCGCACGTTTTGATTGCTGGTGGTTCAAAAGGACAATGGATGAATGAGATCAGAAAGCACAATGTCGATCTTGGAAACTGGACAACTGTCGGACTTTATCcaaataaaacatcttttccaGGGTGTGAGAGACATCAGCTATTGAATGGAACTGCCGTTGTAATGTGTGTTGGTGGGTTGATCATCAGCAAATCTAGCGTGAAAAGTTCCGTGAAATCATGCGGCGTATATGATATTGGCACTGACTCTTGGTCTTTGATTCCCAAATGGGACTTACCCGTGGCTTGCTCCCGTCCCCAGATCCATGCTGTTGGAAAGAGGCTTTTCGTCTTGGGAGGACACTTTATGGACGAAGAGCGTGATCGTGTTTTGGAATTTAAGGAAGACAAAACATCAGTGTGGCAAGAAATGGTCATCCGTTTGCCAGCGAAAAACTTGGTCATTATTCCTTACAAACTATTAGTTTGGTCACCCAATTAg